A DNA window from Acomys russatus chromosome 7, mAcoRus1.1, whole genome shotgun sequence contains the following coding sequences:
- the LOC127191354 gene encoding formyl peptide receptor 2-like, with protein sequence MEANSSIPPSVSELVVYESTTSRVLWILSMVVISITFFIGVLGNGLVIWVAGFRMAHTVTTIFYLNLALADFSFTATLPFLVVSMAMKEKWPFGWFLCKLVHIVVDINLFGSVFLIALIALDRCICVLHPVWAQNHRTVGLAKKMVSGPWIFALVLTLPLFIFLTTVKDPRGDVYCTFNFVSWGNTVEERLNTAITMLTARGIIRFVVGFSMPMSIVAICYGLIAAKIHRRALGNSSRPLRVLTAVVASFFICWFPFQLVALLGTVWLKETLFSGGHKILDMLVNPTSALAFFNSCLNPMLYVFMGQDFRQRLIHSLPSSLERALSEDSAQISNTGTNSASSPEDIETKAI encoded by the coding sequence ATGGAAGCAAACTCCTCCATCCCTCCGAGTGTATCAGAACTTGTGGTCTATGAGTCTACCACCTCCCGAGTTCTATGGATCCTCTCTATGGTGGTCATTTCCATTACTTTTTTCATTGGTGTGCTGGGCAATGGGCTTGTGATCTGGGTAGCAGGATTCCGAAtggcacacactgtcaccactatTTTTTATCTGAACCTGGCTTTGGCTGACTTCTCTTTTACGGCTACTCTACCATTCCTCGTCGTCTCAATGGCCATGAAAGAAAAATGGCCCTTTGGCTGGTTCCTGTGCAAATTAGTTCACATTGTGGTAGACATAAACCTATTTGGAAGTGTCTTTCTGATAGCTCTCATTGCCTTGGACCGTTGTATTTGTGTTCTGCATCCAGTCTGGGCTCAGAACCACCGTACCGTGGGACTGGCTAAGAAGATGGTTTCTGGACCCTGGATTTTTGCTCTGGTGCTTACTTTGCCCCTTTTCATCTTCTTGACTACAGTTAAAGATCCAAGAGGGGATGTGTACTGTACATTCAACTTCGTATCCTGGGGTAACACTGTTGAGGAGCGGTTAAACACAGCGATCACCATGCTAACAGCTAGAGGGATCATTCGGTTTGTTGTTGGCTTCAGCATGCCCATGTCCATTGTTGCCATCTGCTATGGACTCATTGCTGCCAAGATTCACAGAAGAGCCCTTGGTAACTCCAGTCGTCCTTTACGTGTCCTTACTGCAGTTGTGGCTTCCTTCTTTATCTGTTGGTTCCCCTTTCAACTGGTGGCCCTTTTAGGCACAGTCTGGCTCAAAGAGACACTGTTTAGTGGTGGGCATAAAATTCTTGATATGTTGGTTAACCCAACGAGCGCATTAGCCTTCTTCAACAGCTGTCTCAATCCAATGCTCTATGTTTTCATGGGCCAGGACTTTAGACAGAGACTGATCCATTCCTTGCCCTCTAGCCTGGAAAGAGCCTTGAGTGAGGACTCTGCCCAGATAAGTAATACAGGCACCAATTCTGCTTCATCTCCGGAAGACATTGAGACAAAGGCGATATGA